One segment of Lepus europaeus isolate LE1 chromosome 16, mLepTim1.pri, whole genome shotgun sequence DNA contains the following:
- the SPATA18 gene encoding mitochondria-eating protein isoform X1, protein MAENLRRLVSNESLRLLQGKLETWAKEYNNNSCDQNLNFCLELIEQVAKVQGQLFGILTTAAQEGGRNDGVETIKSRLLPWLEASFTAASLGKPVDSRVPSLQDTFDRERHKESDPRDRDVQLDYELNTTRFQLNQVQDEKSEKRSQKQLYSAVNENSRAETGKTLEEAKNRSVISLLAAEEEINQLKKQLKSLQAQEEARHRSSEPRRSDQRGSDPRKSDQGCEVKRSPDQRDQRGSDVISDYEKQLRNLKDEIAVLSAEKASLQGRSARSRSPSPGPHCRSHSHSRSRSRSRSRSASPSAAVAKIRSPSPNRSKLSSVARKAALLSRFSDAYSQARLDAQCLLRRCIDKAETVQRIIYIATVEAFHVAKMAFRHFKIRVRKSLTPSYVGSNDFENAVSDYIVCHLDLYDSQSSVNDVIRAMNVNPKISFPPEVDFCLLSDFIQEICCIAFAMQSLEPPLDIAFGADGEIFNDCKYRRSYDSDFTAPLVLYHVWPALMENDCVIMKGEAVTRRGAFWNSVRSVSRCRSRSLSPVCPRSRIGLSTLSRSRSPSPIRCSLPRF, encoded by the exons ATGGCGGAGAACCTGAGGAGGCTGGTCTCGAACGAATCTTTACGACTGTTGCAGGGAAAGCTGGAGACCTGGGCGAAAGAGTATAAC AACAACTCATGTGATCAGAATCTAAATTTCTGCCTTGAACTCATTGAACAAGTGGCCAAAGTACAGGGACAACTCTTTGGGATCCTCACAACAGCAGCCCAGGAAG GAGGACGCAATGATGGTGTGGAAACAATCAAGTCACGCCTTCTGCCTTGGCTGGAGGCTTCCTttactgctgcttccctgggaaaGCCTGTTGACAGCAGGGTGCCCTCTCTACAG GACACATTTGATAGGGAGAGACATAAGGAGTCTGATCCTCGGGATCGAGATGTACAACTGGACTATGAATTGAACACAACTCGTTTTCAACTCAACCAGGTTCAAGACGA GAAATCTGAGAAAAGAAGTCAAAAGCAGCTCTACAGTGCAGTGAATGAGAATAG TCGTGCCGAAACTGGAAAGACTCTTGAAGAAGCCAAGAACAGATCGGTCATATCCCTTTTGGCTGCAGAGGAGGAAATAAATCAGCTAaaaaagca GCTTAAATCTCTTCAAGCCCAGGAGGAGGCCCGCCACAGGAGCTCAGAGCCTAGGCGCTCAGATCAGCGAGGCTCTGACCCGCGGAAATCGGACCAGGGGTGTGAGGTCAAGCGGAGCCCAGACCAGCGGGACCAGCGGGGCTCGGACGTGATTTCTGACTACGAGAAACAGCTCCGAAACCTGAAGGACGAGATAGCCGTGCTGTCCGCTGAAAAAGCGAGTCTCCAAGGAAG GTCAGCCAGGAGCCGGTCTCCTAGCCCAGGCCCTCACTgccgcagccacagccacagccgcagccgcagccgaaGCCGCAGCCGGTCCGCAAGCCCCTCCGCTGCAGTGGCCAAGATCAGGAGCCCATCCCCCAACCGCTCCAAACTGTCCAGCGTGGCGCGCAAGGCTGCCCTCCTGTCGCGGTTCAGCGACGCCTATTCCCAGGCCCGCCTGGACGCGCAGTGCTTGCTGCGGCGCTGCATCGACAAAGCCGAGACGGTGCAGCGAATCATCTACATCGCCACAGTG GAGGCATTCCATGTAGCGAAAATGGCCTTCAGACATTTCAAGATCCGTGTGAGGAAGTCACTGACACCGTCCTACGTGGGGTCCAATGACTTTGAGAATGCTGTCTCGGACTACATCGTTTGTCATCTGGATCTCTATGACTCCCAAAGCAGTGTTAAT GATGTGATCCGAGCCATGAATGTCAACCCCAAGATATCATTCCCTCCTGAGGTTGACTTTTGCCTGCTCAGCGACTTCATCCAGGAGATATGTTGCATCGCTTTTGCCATGCAGTCGTTAGAGCCACCTCTAGATATTGCATTTGGGGCAGATGGAGAGATTTTTAATGATTGCAA GTACCGCCGCAGCTATGACTCGGATTTCACAGCTCCCTTGGTCTTGTATCACGTGTGGCCTGCTCTCATGGAGAATGACTGTGTCATCATGAAGGGAGAAGCTGTCACCAGGAGAGGGGCTTTT tggaaTTCAGTTCGATCTGTAAGTCGATGTCGAAGCAGGAGTTTGAGTCCAGTCTGCCCACGTAGCCGTATTGGTCTAAGCACG
- the SPATA18 gene encoding mitochondria-eating protein isoform X3 translates to MAENLRRLVSNESLRLLQGKLETWAKEYNNNSCDQNLNFCLELIEQVAKVQGQLFGILTTAAQEGGRNDGVETIKSRLLPWLEASFTAASLGKPVDSRVPSLQDTFDRERHKESDPRDRDVQLDYELNTTRFQLNQVQDEKSEKRSQKQLYSAVNENSRAETGKTLEEAKNRSVISLLAAEEEINQLKKQLKSLQAQEEARHRSSEPRRSDQRGSDPRKSDQGCEVKRSPDQRDQRGSDVISDYEKQLRNLKDEIAVLSAEKASLQGRSARSRSPSPGPHCRSHSHSRSRSRSRSRSASPSAAVAKIRSPSPNRSKLSSVARKAALLSRFSDAYSQARLDAQCLLRRCIDKAETVQRIIYIATVEAFHVAKMAFRHFKIRVRKSLTPSYVGSNDFENAVSDYIVCHLDLYDSQSSVNDVIRAMNVNPKISFPPEVDFCLLSDFIQEICCIAFAMQSLEPPLDIAFGADGEIFNDCKYRRSYDSDFTAPLVLYHVWPALMENDCVIMKGEAVTRRGAFLSRSRSPSPIRCSLPRF, encoded by the exons ATGGCGGAGAACCTGAGGAGGCTGGTCTCGAACGAATCTTTACGACTGTTGCAGGGAAAGCTGGAGACCTGGGCGAAAGAGTATAAC AACAACTCATGTGATCAGAATCTAAATTTCTGCCTTGAACTCATTGAACAAGTGGCCAAAGTACAGGGACAACTCTTTGGGATCCTCACAACAGCAGCCCAGGAAG GAGGACGCAATGATGGTGTGGAAACAATCAAGTCACGCCTTCTGCCTTGGCTGGAGGCTTCCTttactgctgcttccctgggaaaGCCTGTTGACAGCAGGGTGCCCTCTCTACAG GACACATTTGATAGGGAGAGACATAAGGAGTCTGATCCTCGGGATCGAGATGTACAACTGGACTATGAATTGAACACAACTCGTTTTCAACTCAACCAGGTTCAAGACGA GAAATCTGAGAAAAGAAGTCAAAAGCAGCTCTACAGTGCAGTGAATGAGAATAG TCGTGCCGAAACTGGAAAGACTCTTGAAGAAGCCAAGAACAGATCGGTCATATCCCTTTTGGCTGCAGAGGAGGAAATAAATCAGCTAaaaaagca GCTTAAATCTCTTCAAGCCCAGGAGGAGGCCCGCCACAGGAGCTCAGAGCCTAGGCGCTCAGATCAGCGAGGCTCTGACCCGCGGAAATCGGACCAGGGGTGTGAGGTCAAGCGGAGCCCAGACCAGCGGGACCAGCGGGGCTCGGACGTGATTTCTGACTACGAGAAACAGCTCCGAAACCTGAAGGACGAGATAGCCGTGCTGTCCGCTGAAAAAGCGAGTCTCCAAGGAAG GTCAGCCAGGAGCCGGTCTCCTAGCCCAGGCCCTCACTgccgcagccacagccacagccgcagccgcagccgaaGCCGCAGCCGGTCCGCAAGCCCCTCCGCTGCAGTGGCCAAGATCAGGAGCCCATCCCCCAACCGCTCCAAACTGTCCAGCGTGGCGCGCAAGGCTGCCCTCCTGTCGCGGTTCAGCGACGCCTATTCCCAGGCCCGCCTGGACGCGCAGTGCTTGCTGCGGCGCTGCATCGACAAAGCCGAGACGGTGCAGCGAATCATCTACATCGCCACAGTG GAGGCATTCCATGTAGCGAAAATGGCCTTCAGACATTTCAAGATCCGTGTGAGGAAGTCACTGACACCGTCCTACGTGGGGTCCAATGACTTTGAGAATGCTGTCTCGGACTACATCGTTTGTCATCTGGATCTCTATGACTCCCAAAGCAGTGTTAAT GATGTGATCCGAGCCATGAATGTCAACCCCAAGATATCATTCCCTCCTGAGGTTGACTTTTGCCTGCTCAGCGACTTCATCCAGGAGATATGTTGCATCGCTTTTGCCATGCAGTCGTTAGAGCCACCTCTAGATATTGCATTTGGGGCAGATGGAGAGATTTTTAATGATTGCAA GTACCGCCGCAGCTATGACTCGGATTTCACAGCTCCCTTGGTCTTGTATCACGTGTGGCCTGCTCTCATGGAGAATGACTGTGTCATCATGAAGGGAGAAGCTGTCACCAGGAGAGGGGCTTTT
- the SPATA18 gene encoding mitochondria-eating protein isoform X4, which produces MAENLRRLVSNESLRLLQGKLETWAKEYNNNSCDQNLNFCLELIEQVAKVQGQLFGILTTAAQEGGRNDGVETIKSRLLPWLEASFTAASLGKPVDSRVPSLQDTFDRERHKESDPRDRDVQLDYELNTTRFQLNQVQDELKSLQAQEEARHRSSEPRRSDQRGSDPRKSDQGCEVKRSPDQRDQRGSDVISDYEKQLRNLKDEIAVLSAEKASLQGRSARSRSPSPGPHCRSHSHSRSRSRSRSRSASPSAAVAKIRSPSPNRSKLSSVARKAALLSRFSDAYSQARLDAQCLLRRCIDKAETVQRIIYIATVEAFHVAKMAFRHFKIRVRKSLTPSYVGSNDFENAVSDYIVCHLDLYDSQSSVNDVIRAMNVNPKISFPPEVDFCLLSDFIQEICCIAFAMQSLEPPLDIAFGADGEIFNDCKYRRSYDSDFTAPLVLYHVWPALMENDCVIMKGEAVTRRGAFWNSVRSVSRCRSRSLSPVCPRSRIGLSTLSRSRSPSPIRCSLPRF; this is translated from the exons ATGGCGGAGAACCTGAGGAGGCTGGTCTCGAACGAATCTTTACGACTGTTGCAGGGAAAGCTGGAGACCTGGGCGAAAGAGTATAAC AACAACTCATGTGATCAGAATCTAAATTTCTGCCTTGAACTCATTGAACAAGTGGCCAAAGTACAGGGACAACTCTTTGGGATCCTCACAACAGCAGCCCAGGAAG GAGGACGCAATGATGGTGTGGAAACAATCAAGTCACGCCTTCTGCCTTGGCTGGAGGCTTCCTttactgctgcttccctgggaaaGCCTGTTGACAGCAGGGTGCCCTCTCTACAG GACACATTTGATAGGGAGAGACATAAGGAGTCTGATCCTCGGGATCGAGATGTACAACTGGACTATGAATTGAACACAACTCGTTTTCAACTCAACCAGGTTCAAGACGA GCTTAAATCTCTTCAAGCCCAGGAGGAGGCCCGCCACAGGAGCTCAGAGCCTAGGCGCTCAGATCAGCGAGGCTCTGACCCGCGGAAATCGGACCAGGGGTGTGAGGTCAAGCGGAGCCCAGACCAGCGGGACCAGCGGGGCTCGGACGTGATTTCTGACTACGAGAAACAGCTCCGAAACCTGAAGGACGAGATAGCCGTGCTGTCCGCTGAAAAAGCGAGTCTCCAAGGAAG GTCAGCCAGGAGCCGGTCTCCTAGCCCAGGCCCTCACTgccgcagccacagccacagccgcagccgcagccgaaGCCGCAGCCGGTCCGCAAGCCCCTCCGCTGCAGTGGCCAAGATCAGGAGCCCATCCCCCAACCGCTCCAAACTGTCCAGCGTGGCGCGCAAGGCTGCCCTCCTGTCGCGGTTCAGCGACGCCTATTCCCAGGCCCGCCTGGACGCGCAGTGCTTGCTGCGGCGCTGCATCGACAAAGCCGAGACGGTGCAGCGAATCATCTACATCGCCACAGTG GAGGCATTCCATGTAGCGAAAATGGCCTTCAGACATTTCAAGATCCGTGTGAGGAAGTCACTGACACCGTCCTACGTGGGGTCCAATGACTTTGAGAATGCTGTCTCGGACTACATCGTTTGTCATCTGGATCTCTATGACTCCCAAAGCAGTGTTAAT GATGTGATCCGAGCCATGAATGTCAACCCCAAGATATCATTCCCTCCTGAGGTTGACTTTTGCCTGCTCAGCGACTTCATCCAGGAGATATGTTGCATCGCTTTTGCCATGCAGTCGTTAGAGCCACCTCTAGATATTGCATTTGGGGCAGATGGAGAGATTTTTAATGATTGCAA GTACCGCCGCAGCTATGACTCGGATTTCACAGCTCCCTTGGTCTTGTATCACGTGTGGCCTGCTCTCATGGAGAATGACTGTGTCATCATGAAGGGAGAAGCTGTCACCAGGAGAGGGGCTTTT tggaaTTCAGTTCGATCTGTAAGTCGATGTCGAAGCAGGAGTTTGAGTCCAGTCTGCCCACGTAGCCGTATTGGTCTAAGCACG
- the SPATA18 gene encoding mitochondria-eating protein isoform X2, with the protein MAENLRRLVSNESLRLLQGKLETWAKEYNNNSCDQNLNFCLELIEQVAKVQGQLFGILTTAAQEGGRNDGVETIKSRLLPWLEASFTAASLGKPVDSRVPSLQDTFDRERHKESDPRDRDVQLDYELNTTRFQLNQVQDDRAETGKTLEEAKNRSVISLLAAEEEINQLKKQLKSLQAQEEARHRSSEPRRSDQRGSDPRKSDQGCEVKRSPDQRDQRGSDVISDYEKQLRNLKDEIAVLSAEKASLQGRSARSRSPSPGPHCRSHSHSRSRSRSRSRSASPSAAVAKIRSPSPNRSKLSSVARKAALLSRFSDAYSQARLDAQCLLRRCIDKAETVQRIIYIATVEAFHVAKMAFRHFKIRVRKSLTPSYVGSNDFENAVSDYIVCHLDLYDSQSSVNDVIRAMNVNPKISFPPEVDFCLLSDFIQEICCIAFAMQSLEPPLDIAFGADGEIFNDCKYRRSYDSDFTAPLVLYHVWPALMENDCVIMKGEAVTRRGAFWNSVRSVSRCRSRSLSPVCPRSRIGLSTLSRSRSPSPIRCSLPRF; encoded by the exons ATGGCGGAGAACCTGAGGAGGCTGGTCTCGAACGAATCTTTACGACTGTTGCAGGGAAAGCTGGAGACCTGGGCGAAAGAGTATAAC AACAACTCATGTGATCAGAATCTAAATTTCTGCCTTGAACTCATTGAACAAGTGGCCAAAGTACAGGGACAACTCTTTGGGATCCTCACAACAGCAGCCCAGGAAG GAGGACGCAATGATGGTGTGGAAACAATCAAGTCACGCCTTCTGCCTTGGCTGGAGGCTTCCTttactgctgcttccctgggaaaGCCTGTTGACAGCAGGGTGCCCTCTCTACAG GACACATTTGATAGGGAGAGACATAAGGAGTCTGATCCTCGGGATCGAGATGTACAACTGGACTATGAATTGAACACAACTCGTTTTCAACTCAACCAGGTTCAAGACGA TCGTGCCGAAACTGGAAAGACTCTTGAAGAAGCCAAGAACAGATCGGTCATATCCCTTTTGGCTGCAGAGGAGGAAATAAATCAGCTAaaaaagca GCTTAAATCTCTTCAAGCCCAGGAGGAGGCCCGCCACAGGAGCTCAGAGCCTAGGCGCTCAGATCAGCGAGGCTCTGACCCGCGGAAATCGGACCAGGGGTGTGAGGTCAAGCGGAGCCCAGACCAGCGGGACCAGCGGGGCTCGGACGTGATTTCTGACTACGAGAAACAGCTCCGAAACCTGAAGGACGAGATAGCCGTGCTGTCCGCTGAAAAAGCGAGTCTCCAAGGAAG GTCAGCCAGGAGCCGGTCTCCTAGCCCAGGCCCTCACTgccgcagccacagccacagccgcagccgcagccgaaGCCGCAGCCGGTCCGCAAGCCCCTCCGCTGCAGTGGCCAAGATCAGGAGCCCATCCCCCAACCGCTCCAAACTGTCCAGCGTGGCGCGCAAGGCTGCCCTCCTGTCGCGGTTCAGCGACGCCTATTCCCAGGCCCGCCTGGACGCGCAGTGCTTGCTGCGGCGCTGCATCGACAAAGCCGAGACGGTGCAGCGAATCATCTACATCGCCACAGTG GAGGCATTCCATGTAGCGAAAATGGCCTTCAGACATTTCAAGATCCGTGTGAGGAAGTCACTGACACCGTCCTACGTGGGGTCCAATGACTTTGAGAATGCTGTCTCGGACTACATCGTTTGTCATCTGGATCTCTATGACTCCCAAAGCAGTGTTAAT GATGTGATCCGAGCCATGAATGTCAACCCCAAGATATCATTCCCTCCTGAGGTTGACTTTTGCCTGCTCAGCGACTTCATCCAGGAGATATGTTGCATCGCTTTTGCCATGCAGTCGTTAGAGCCACCTCTAGATATTGCATTTGGGGCAGATGGAGAGATTTTTAATGATTGCAA GTACCGCCGCAGCTATGACTCGGATTTCACAGCTCCCTTGGTCTTGTATCACGTGTGGCCTGCTCTCATGGAGAATGACTGTGTCATCATGAAGGGAGAAGCTGTCACCAGGAGAGGGGCTTTT tggaaTTCAGTTCGATCTGTAAGTCGATGTCGAAGCAGGAGTTTGAGTCCAGTCTGCCCACGTAGCCGTATTGGTCTAAGCACG